From Streptomyces yatensis, one genomic window encodes:
- a CDS encoding ATP-grasp domain-containing protein: MRIGLITADPGHQLLADTAQLLSPHHEVVAIDPGGHEAGARAPADPGAHAAAPSEDAAGPGELADVYLLKARTPHALALARSLERRGAPVVNSAAATALCQDRTAMADVALRAGLPFAPTRTVASLAGLMAERLPRPVVVKSRHSRRHDLVARVDDAARLRVLGADWADEPVVVQDFTPNDGWDHKLWVIAGRVFAALRRSELAAGGRGPSLPLALDALPPGWLDPVRHVGSVFSLEVYGVDLIDAGRGAPLIVDINAFPGIRGQAGAPEALAALALRTAERGGLTAPRP, from the coding sequence ATGAGGATCGGTCTGATCACCGCCGACCCCGGTCATCAACTCCTCGCCGACACGGCGCAGTTGCTGTCGCCCCACCATGAGGTGGTGGCGATCGATCCGGGCGGCCACGAGGCCGGGGCGCGGGCCCCGGCCGACCCCGGGGCACACGCGGCCGCCCCCTCGGAAGACGCGGCCGGCCCCGGGGAACTCGCCGATGTCTATCTGCTGAAGGCCCGGACGCCGCATGCGCTGGCGCTCGCCCGGTCCCTGGAGCGGCGCGGCGCCCCGGTGGTGAACTCCGCCGCGGCCACCGCCCTGTGCCAGGACCGGACGGCGATGGCCGACGTGGCGCTCCGCGCCGGTCTGCCGTTCGCCCCCACCCGTACCGTGGCCTCGCTCGCCGGGCTGATGGCGGAGCGGCTGCCTCGCCCCGTCGTCGTCAAGAGCCGCCACAGCCGCCGCCACGACCTGGTGGCCCGCGTCGACGACGCCGCACGGCTGCGCGTCCTGGGCGCCGACTGGGCGGATGAGCCCGTCGTGGTGCAGGACTTCACCCCGAACGACGGCTGGGACCACAAGCTGTGGGTGATCGCGGGCCGGGTGTTCGCCGCGCTGCGCCGGTCGGAACTGGCGGCCGGCGGCCGCGGTCCGAGCCTGCCGCTCGCCCTGGACGCACTGCCCCCGGGCTGGCTGGATCCGGTGCGCCACGTCGGTTCGGTGTTCTCGCTGGAGGTCTACGGCGTGGATCTGATCGACGCGGGCCGCGGCGCCCCGCTGATCGTGGACATCAACGCCTTTCCGGGGATCCGCGGTCAGGCCGGCGCCCCCGAGGCGCTGGCGGCCCTGGCCCTGCGGACCGCCGAACGGGGCGGACTCACCGCGCCCCGCCCATGA
- a CDS encoding thioesterase II family protein, whose protein sequence is MTAHPTGTSLWIRQFHPAPAAATRLICLPHAGGSASYYFPVSKALSPTVDVLAVQYPGRQDRRNEKCIDTIADLADALVPELLPYTDKPVALFGHSMGATLAFEVALRLEQKGVVPVALFASGRRAPSCHRDESVHLRDDDGLIAEVKALAGTDTQLLGDDEILRMVLPAIRSDYKAAETYRYTPGPQLATPIHAHVGDDDPKASVEEARAWGEHTTGGFDLQVYSGGHFYLNDEAPRVIASIRKVLTEQS, encoded by the coding sequence GTGACCGCACACCCCACCGGCACAAGCCTGTGGATCAGGCAGTTCCACCCCGCGCCGGCCGCGGCGACGCGACTCATCTGCCTGCCCCACGCCGGCGGGTCCGCCTCCTACTACTTCCCCGTCTCCAAGGCGCTCTCGCCCACGGTCGATGTGCTCGCCGTGCAGTACCCGGGGCGCCAGGACCGGCGCAACGAGAAGTGCATAGACACCATTGCCGACCTGGCCGACGCGCTGGTGCCGGAGCTGCTGCCCTATACGGACAAGCCGGTGGCGCTTTTCGGCCACAGCATGGGCGCCACCCTCGCCTTCGAGGTCGCCCTGCGCCTGGAGCAGAAGGGCGTGGTGCCGGTGGCGCTGTTCGCCTCGGGGCGGCGCGCCCCCTCCTGCCACCGTGACGAGTCCGTCCACCTCCGCGACGACGACGGGCTGATCGCCGAGGTGAAGGCGCTCGCCGGGACCGACACCCAGCTCCTGGGCGACGACGAGATCCTCCGGATGGTGCTGCCCGCCATCCGCAGCGACTACAAGGCGGCCGAGACCTACCGCTACACCCCCGGCCCGCAGCTGGCGACGCCGATCCACGCGCACGTGGGGGACGACGACCCCAAGGCGAGTGTCGAGGAGGCCCGCGCCTGGGGCGAGCACACCACCGGTGGCTTCGACCTCCAGGTCTACTCCGGCGGCCACTTCTACCTCAACGACGAGGCCCCGCGCGTCATCGCGTCGATCCGGAAGGTGCTGACCGAGCAGTCCTGA